The genomic region CGCAGACCGCCTCCACCTCCAGGACGTCGTCCGTACCGCGCACCAAGACCAGCGCGCAGTGGTAACGCGCGGTGCGGCCATCCGGAGGAACGCCCTCGAGGGACCTGAGGAGGAGCGCGTTGTTCTCGGCGTCCGTCGCGCCCTCCCCCGCGAATCGGGCAGAGTAGAGTCCCGGCGCCCGGTGGAGCGCATCGACTTCGAGCCCCGAATCGTCACCGAGCGCGGGAAGCCCCACCGCCTCGTTCACCGCGCGAGCCTTCGCGAGCGCATTTTCCCGATAGGCGGAGCCTGCTTCCGGTGGGAGCGTGAGCTTGGGGTGGTCGCGGAGAGTTTGGAACCGCTCCACGGCGGCTTCCAGGAGGCGCGTGAGCTCGCGCGCCTTCCCCTCGTTTCGCGTGGCGAGGACGACTAGCTCCACGCTTTGGGAAGCGCGCGCAGCCCGAGCGTTCGCTTCTGTTGCGTGATGAGCTTCCGGATCCCCGTCTTGCCCAACTCCATCATCGTCGCGAGCTCCGCTTCGGAGAAGGGCTTCCCTTCGGCGGTGCCCTGGATCTCCACGAGGCGGCCCGATCCGGTCAGAACCAAGTTCATGTCGACCTCGGCCCTCGAGTCCTCCTCGTAGCAGAGGTCGAGCATCGGCTCCCCGCCCACGATGCCGACCGACACCGCCGCGATGAAATCGCGAAGCGGCGGGCCGGGCAGCTCGACGCGGCGCGTGAGCCATCGGATCGCGTCGACCAGCGCCACGAAGGCGCCGGTGATCGAAGCGGTTCTGGTTCCGCCGTCCGCCTCGAGCACGTCGCAGTCGACGAGGATCTGGCGCTCGCCCAAGGCTTCAAGATTCGTCACCGCGCGAAGCGAGCGGCCGATCAGGCGCTGGATCTCATGCGTGCGCCCGCCGACGTGGCCGCGCGTCACCTCGCGCTGGATCCGCTCGTGCGAAGAGCGCGGGAGCATGCTGTACTCGGCGGTCACCCAGCCCCGGCCGGTGTTCCGCAAGAAGGGCGGCACGCGATCCTCCACGGTCGCCGCGCAGATCACGCGTGTCCCGCCCATCTCGATGAGGGCCGAGCCTTCCGCGTTCTTGAGATAGCCGCGGCGAATGGTGATGGGGCGGAGGTCGCCGGGACGGCGCTGGTCGATGCGCCGGCCGTTGCCCTTCCCCCGCGATTTCGTCCCCGGGCGAGTCACCTCAGCGCCCTCCCTTGTGGGGCGGACGCTCGAACCAGGGAAGGTCGTCCTGCGCCACGAGGCGCACGCGTCCCATGGAGTGGCCCAGGAAGCGGCGGCCGATCCGCTCGAACTGCCGCGGAATATCGGAGACGTAGCACCGGAGCGTGCCGCGTCCGTCGCGACGCTCGCGCTTCAACGTCTTGGCCAGGCGCCGCGCGGTCGCTTCGCCCGAGTCGATCAGCCGCACCCGAGGGCCCATCACCGCGCCGAGCGCTCGACGAAACGGAGGATAGTGCGTGCAGCCGAGAATCAGGGTATCGACCTTCTTTCGCTTGAGCGGGGCGAGGTAGTCGCGCAGGACCTCTCGGGCCGCCTGGGAATCTTCCATTCCCTCCTCGGCGAGCGGGACCAGGAGCGGGCAGGGGACGGCGTCGACCCGAGCGCGCTTCCCCGCCCGGCGCGCCGCGGCCGACACCGCGCGCTCGTAGGCCGCGCTCGCCACCGTGGCGCGGGTCCCGATCACGCCGATCCGCCCGGATCGGGTGGCCTCGACGGCCGCGTCGGCGCCCGGCTCGATCACGCCGTCGATCGGAAGCCCCTGAAACTCACGCCCGAGCGTACGAAGGGCGACCGCGGAAACCGTATTGCACGCCACGACGACCCGTCCGACTTGAAACTGGGTCAGGAAGCGGACGGCCTCGCCGGCGAAGCGCCGAACGGTGGCGTCCGATTTCGTGCCGTAGGGAACACGGGCCGTGTCCCCGAAATAGACGATCGGGACGCCCGGGAGAAGCCGGCGCAGGTGCCGCACGACGGTGAGTCCGCCGATTCCCGAATCGAAGACGCCGAGAACGCGGCGGGCGCTCATCGCCACTCCGCCACGGTGAGGGGCGTCATGGTATCGAAATGCCCTCCGATCGTCTCGACCGGGTTTCCCTCGACGAGGAGCACGACCTCGGTGACGTCCGGCAAATTGTCGGCCGCCGTGAGCACGATCGAGGCGAGAAGCTGGCGCTCGCGCCCACTCCCGCCTTGGAATTCCTTCACCAGGGCCTGGTTCCAATCGAGGTAGAGCGATCCGCGCGACGTGTAGTAGGCGTTCAGGAGCTCCACCCCGTCGGGAAAGGGCGACTCGTAGCTTCCGGTCGATCCGGAGAGAAGCTCCCGGTAGATCGCGCGCACGCGGTCCGCCTCCCGGTCCTTCACCACGACGTCGCGGTACTCCGCCGCCACGTCGTCCGAGCCAGGCACCCCGAAGTAGAGGTAGACGCCGCGGATTCCTTCGAGCTCGGAGGCAAGGGGCGTGAGCCGCTCGGGCGCGAGCTTCGATCCCCGCCCCGGGCCGATCGTGAACCAGAGCGCGACCGCGACGAGGACAACGGCCCCCGCGATCGCGAACACCCGCTGCCGGGGGGTGAGCTTCATCCTCTCGCCGCCTTCACGAATTTCTCGATCGCCTCGGCCACGGTCCGCGCGTAGTCGTAGATCGTGTAGCTTCGGCTCGCCGCGTCGGGGCCGGTGCGCGCCGCCGGCGCCGACTCCAGCATGATCGCGGGACAAACGACCGGCTCGAGAATCCGGATCGGACCCTGGCGCGTCAGGACGGGAGTCCCTGGGAACGAATGGTGGAGCGAGTCGGCGATCGCCTGGGCGAGCGCCATGCTGCTTCCCACGGCGGACGTCTGCGCCCCGACCCACGGTCGAAGCGTGACGCCGTCGATGTCCTCCGGAATGGCGTCGGACTGCCCCTCGCCCCCGGCCCCTCCGGGGGAGAGCGTGTAGACGCGGAATCCGCCGCCCTTGATCGAGCCCTCGGAATCGAGATGGATGCTGATGAAGAGATCCGCTCCCGCTTCGTTGGCGATCTCGGCGCGGCGCGCGGCCGACACCTCGGCGTCGCTCTCGCGGGTCATGATCACGCGGGCGGAGAGCCTTTGACTGAGGGCGGAGCGGAGGGCGCGCGCAAGGTCCAGGGCCGCATCCTTCTCGGACATGCCGCCGCGAAGGGTCGCGCCTAAATCCGTTCCTCCGTGCCCCGGATCGATGATGATGGTGCGCACCTCGCGATCGGGCCCGCCGATCGGCACCGGCTCGAGCTTGTTGAAGAGCCCAGCGTCGACCAGATCCTTATCGTCGGTGACGGACACCTTGAGCCGGCCCGATCCGACGGATACGGCGTAGCCCTTCGCGTCCTGACCGAGGCGGAGACGAAGCTCCACGCCGCCCGCCACCTCGCGGATCGATCCGCCGGTGACGATGCCTCCCTCGAAGCTGCGGACCGTGTCGAGCGTCCCTCCCTCGAAGAGGATCCTGATCTCGGATGGGGTCGCGTAGAGGACGCGCGGGGGGAGGCCGCGGAGGAGCGTGGCGGAGATTTCCGTCACGCGGCCGCGGGGAAAGAGCTGGGCCTGGCGCACGACGTGAACCGGCGACCGGAAGCGGATCGTGCGGGTCGCGTCGTCCCACGTCGCGTCGGCGAAGAGGCCCCATTCGAAGATCCGGCGCACGATCGATTCGGGCGCGTAGACCACGCCTTGAATCAGCCTGGCCGGCTCGATCAGGTTTCGGCCCGTCTCGTCGACGAGGACGATCGGCGCGTCAACGGTGAAACGAAGCGTGTGCTCCCCGAGGCGAAGCGTCAGCTTCTGAATCTCGGGACGCCAGTACTTGGTCGCGGCGAAGATCCGCGCGAGGTCGTTGGTCGAGACATAGCTCGTGCCGTCGATCACGATGGGAAAGATCTTCTCGGCCGGTCGCTCCTCGGCGTGGTCGATGGAGATCGGCGAGGCCGTCCGCGCGGCCACCGGTGGGGTGACGAGGGCCAGGGCGCCCAGCCCGAGGACAAGGGTAAGGGAGGCGACGGCACTGGTCGCGCGGCCTGGAATCGGCCTCACTCCGGCTTCTCTCCCCGCATCACGCCTCGGATCTCCCGCCGCGCCCTCCTCTCGTCGAGCTTCGTGCGCTTGTCGTAGTTCTTTCTGCCCTTCGCGAGGGCCAACTCCACCTTCACTCTGCCGTCACGAAAGTAAAGGGAGAGCGGGATGAGCGTGAGTCCTTTCTCCTCAAGCTGCGCGCGGAGGCGCTTGATCTCCATGCGGTGCATGAGCAGCCGGCGCGCGCGCGTCGGCTCGTGATTCTCGTAGCTCGCCGGATCGTAGGGGCTGATGTGGGCGTTGCGGAGGTAGAGCTGGTCGGTCTCGACGGTGGCGTACGCGTCGACCAGGTGCGCCTTGGCGTCGCGGAGTGACTTGACCTCGCTGCCCCGCAGCTCAATCCCCGCCTCAAAGGTCTCGATCACCGTGTAATCGTGCCGCGCCTTCCGGTTCGTGCAAATGATCTGGCGCCCGTCGTCGCCCTTCTTGGCCTTCGGCGCCGAGCCCCGCAGCATCGCATCCTCCCTGAGATTGACTCGCCCTCGCGAGCCGCCTATATTAGCGTGTTCCGGCGCGAATTCGAAGCATTCGGTGCGGAAGTGGCGGAACTGGTAGACGCGCTGGGTTCAGGGTCCAGTGTCGCGAGACGTAGGGGTTCGACTCCCCTCTTCCGCACCACATCGACGCAGCGGCACCCGCGCGTCGCGCGAAAATCGCGCCCGCCGCGTAACGAATCTGCAAACCGGATCGGCGGTCTGCATCGATTCCTCTGGCCGGCCGCGACCAATCCCCTCCCGCTTCTCCGCATCCCGATGCTCTTTTCAAGCCATATAGCGTCCTGCGACGCGCTCAACCGCTTGATCCCAACCGGATCGGCGCGCGGCGCCGCGCGATGGGCAATCTGCATGGAATCCCGGCACGGCGGCTGCATTGGCCGGAATCGGTCGGGAGTGTTTCCTCCTCCATTCTGGTGAGACACCCCATGCGGACTCTAGGAGGACTCATGAAGGCACCACTCAAGCTTCTGGCACTGAGCCTGCTCATCTTATTCGTGCCGTTCGCGACGGCTCAGGCCCAGGCACCTTCGCTGTCCACCATTCCGAACATCAGCGTGAATGCTGGCGCGACGGTGATCGCGAACGTGGTCGCGGTCGACCCCCTTGGCCGCAATATCACCCTTACCTCCTCACTCCCGTCCTTCGTGACGCTGAACACACCGACCTCCGGAGTCGGGGTCATTGTCACCACCTTGACGCTGGCTCCCGGCGCCATCAACGTCGGCAATTACACCGCCGCGGTGACCGCGTCAGCGGGAGGGGTGACGGACATCGAGATCTTCGGGATCACCGTCAACACATCGGGCACGAACCAAGTGCCTGTCGTGAGCGCTCCTCCTCTGCGGGAAGTGACAGAGGGTTCGAATCTCAATTTCACCATTGGCGTGAGCGATGCCGACGGAGACCCCGTCGAAGCCTTGTACACCTCCATACTCCCCGTCGGAGCCACATTCACCCCGAATGGCTCGAACACGTCGGGGACGTTCAACTGGACGCCGGGCTTGGGAGATCACGGCGAGTACGACATCCGGTTCACGGCGATGTCCATGACCGGCACCCTGGGCGCCGCGGTGACGCACATTCGCGTCGCGGCGGCACCAACGCTCACGATTACTCCGATCGATGATGTCACCTTGGCGGACGGCTCCAATCTCTCGGTGCCGGTAAACGCGTCCGGCCCGGCGGGCGTCCTCATAACGCTCCTAGGGTCGCTCCCGTCGTTCGCGACCCTGGAGGCGCCAGGCTCAGGCTTGGGATCCGTGAGCACCTCGATCTCACTGGCTCCTCCGGTGGGAAGCGCGGGCACCTACCATGCTTCGATCACGGCCAGCTCCAGCGGAGTTCCGCCGGTCATCGAGAACTTTGACATCATCGTCACGGGCACGGTCGGAGGCGAGAACCACCCGCCGGTCCTGACGGCTCCTGCGAGCGAGACGGTCGCGATTGGTTCCACCCTGACCTTCAGTGTGAGCGCGACCGATGCCGACGGAGATCATGTCGATCTCTTCCTCAGCGGCCAGCCGCCCGGATCGAGCTTCGTGGATCACGCGAATAACACTGGGACCTTCACCTGGAGCCCGATTTCCGGCCAGGGTGGTACGCACACGGCGTCGTTCAGCGGGACCGACGGACACGCCGGTGGCTCGGGTTCCGCGAGCACGGTGATCACGGTAACGGGAGATGCTCCGCAGAACCACGCGCCTGTATTGAGCGCTCCGTTGACTCAGCAGGTGGCCGAGGGCGTCAACCTCGCGTTCACGGTGACCGCCACCGATCAGGACGGCGATCATGTGACCCTCACGGCGAATTCGGTCCCCACCGGGGCCACGTTCGGCGATCAAGGGAACAACACCGGAACCTTCTCATGGACGCCGGGGTCGACGCAGTCGGGCCTCTATAACGTGGCGTTCAACGGCAGCGACGGGAACGGCGGCACCGGTACGGCGAGCACCGCCATCACGGTGACGGGCCCTCCTCCCGAGAACCACGCGCCGGCGCTGAGCGCGCCGTCCACGGAGCAGGTGGACGAGGGCGTCATTCTTTCGTTCACGGTGACCGCCACCGATCAGGACGGCGATCATGTCACCCTCACGTCGAATTCGGTGCCCAATGGAGCCGCGTTCTCCGATATGGGGAACAACACCGGGATCTTCTCGTGGACACCCGGCTCGACGCAGTCAGGTCTCTATGACGTTGCCTTCAATGGCGGCGACGGGCACGGCGGCACCGGTACGGCGAGCACCGCGATCACGGTGAACGACGTCGCCGCCGAGAACCACGCGCCGGTGCTGAGCGCGCCGTCCACGGAGCAGGTGGACGAGGGTGCCAGCCTCTCATTCGCGGTCACGGCTACCGATCAGGATGGCGATCACGTCACCCTCACGGCGAGCTCGGTCCCCAGCGGGGCCGCGTTCTCGGATCAGGGTGACAATACCGGCGTCTTCTCGTGGACGCCGGGATCGACGCAGTCCGGCGTCTATAACGTGGCGTTCGCGGGCAGCGACGGCCGCGGCGGCACGGGCACCGCGAATACGGCCATCACCGTCAACGATGTCGGCGGTGGAGACGTACCTGGAAAAGCGTGCCTCATCGCGAGCTTCAAGTCCAAGGACGACGCGACCTGCTTCCGGATCCGGCCGGTCAACAAGTCCTTCGACCTTCGTGACGTCGTGCTGTCCAGCATTACGTTCGTGTGGCACGGCGCGTCGGTGGCGGCGCAGGCGGCCCGGATCGAGCTCCATTGCCATGGTAACGGCGGCCATGACGACGGCGGCAACGACGCCGCGGCGATTCACTTGAACGGCGATCATCCTCACGGCGACGGCGAGGGTGAGAACGACGACGACGACGATGCGGACCACGATTGCGGCGGCGTGGTCTGTGGCGAGCACGGTGGGAACAACGACCACCATGGCGATGGCAACGGCGGCAACTGCGATACGCTCGGCATCCGCGCGTGCTTCTCGACGCGGGCCCTCCTCGAAGTGCTGGCGGGAGCGAAGATGCCGTGCGACCTGGTCCACGCCGAGATCCACGCCACGCTGACGAGCGGCGGCACGGTCGTGGCCACGTTCGGCAAGGACAGGGACTCCGACGACGGCGAGGTCTGCGACAAGGGCAAGGACAAGGGCAAGGACGAGGACAAGGGCGGCAACAAGGACGGCGATAAGGACAAGAACAAGGGTGGGGACCACCAGACCGGTGCGCAGGCCAAGGCCGGCATGAACCCGATGGTCCGGCCGAACCCGCTCAACCCGATGACGGAGCTCTTGTTCACAACCTCGCGCGCGGGCACGGTGCGCGTGACGATCTATGACAGTCGGGGCCGGCTCGTGAAGTCCCTGCTGGAAGAGTTCCGCAGCGCCGGCCTGCAGAGGATGGCGTGGGACGGCTCGAACTCGCGGAGCCAGAAGGTCGCCTCGGGCGTGTACTTCTTCCGGATTGAGGCGGCCGAAGGACAGATGATCAAGCGGGTCGCGGTCGTTAAGTAGGCCGACCCCTACGGGGGTCAAGAGCGGGCGGGGCGCCACACAGCGTCCCGCCCGTTTCGCTTTGTCGCTTTTGCTCGGGGGGTGCGTGCCGCCTGGGACTGGGTCCGAGCGTTGGAGCTTGAATCTGCAACGTTACGACCCCTCCCACGTCGCGGCATGCACCGGATAATCCGACCCGGCGCGGCCGGATTCTTCAAGGTCCCCGGATTCTCTGGTCGAATTTGAGCCGTCGTTGCAGGCTGCGGCTCCGCGAACGCTGCGCCGCATAGGGATCGGGGACCTGGTGTGCGCGCGGCGCAATCTGCATGGAATCGCGGCACGCCCCCTGCTTCGTACTGAAGTGGTCCGTACTGCGTCCATCCCCGGACGCATCATCGCTGCGGTTGGACCGGTCGGGTCCGATCGTGGGAAGAGAGCGGGCAAACCGTACTCAGGGAGGTTCGTCGTGCGCCAAGGACTTCGCGTGGCTCAGGCGGGAGCGTGGCTCGCTCTGGCCCTGGCCGTCCAACTTAGCGCGGCCCCCGCGATCGCGGGACCGTTCTCACGACTACAAGTGTTGCTTCCCGGAGAGAC from Candidatus Eisenbacteria bacterium harbors:
- the rdgB gene encoding RdgB/HAM1 family non-canonical purine NTP pyrophosphatase, producing the protein MELVVLATRNEGKARELTRLLEAAVERFQTLRDHPKLTLPPEAGSAYRENALAKARAVNEAVGLPALGDDSGLEVDALHRAPGLYSARFAGEGATDAENNALLLRSLEGVPPDGRTARYHCALVLVRGTDDVLEVEAVCEGRILEAPRGGEGFGYDPLFLPEGETLTFGELPAARKDAISHRGRAAALLVRAIRHGD
- a CDS encoding ribonuclease PH translates to MGGTRVICAATVEDRVPPFLRNTGRGWVTAEYSMLPRSSHERIQREVTRGHVGGRTHEIQRLIGRSLRAVTNLEALGERQILVDCDVLEADGGTRTASITGAFVALVDAIRWLTRRVELPGPPLRDFIAAVSVGIVGGEPMLDLCYEEDSRAEVDMNLVLTGSGRLVEIQGTAEGKPFSEAELATMMELGKTGIRKLITQQKRTLGLRALPKAWS
- a CDS encoding glutamate racemase translates to MSARRVLGVFDSGIGGLTVVRHLRRLLPGVPIVYFGDTARVPYGTKSDATVRRFAGEAVRFLTQFQVGRVVVACNTVSAVALRTLGREFQGLPIDGVIEPGADAAVEATRSGRIGVIGTRATVASAAYERAVSAAARRAGKRARVDAVPCPLLVPLAEEGMEDSQAAREVLRDYLAPLKRKKVDTLILGCTHYPPFRRALGAVMGPRVRLIDSGEATARRLAKTLKRERRDGRGTLRCYVSDIPRQFERIGRRFLGHSMGRVRLVAQDDLPWFERPPHKGGR
- a CDS encoding GerMN domain-containing protein; translation: MKLTPRQRVFAIAGAVVLVAVALWFTIGPGRGSKLAPERLTPLASELEGIRGVYLYFGVPGSDDVAAEYRDVVVKDREADRVRAIYRELLSGSTGSYESPFPDGVELLNAYYTSRGSLYLDWNQALVKEFQGGSGRERQLLASIVLTAADNLPDVTEVVLLVEGNPVETIGGHFDTMTPLTVAEWR
- the smpB gene encoding SsrA-binding protein SmpB translates to MLRGSAPKAKKGDDGRQIICTNRKARHDYTVIETFEAGIELRGSEVKSLRDAKAHLVDAYATVETDQLYLRNAHISPYDPASYENHEPTRARRLLMHRMEIKRLRAQLEEKGLTLIPLSLYFRDGRVKVELALAKGRKNYDKRTKLDERRARREIRGVMRGEKPE
- a CDS encoding T9SS type A sorting domain-containing protein, yielding MKAPLKLLALSLLILFVPFATAQAQAPSLSTIPNISVNAGATVIANVVAVDPLGRNITLTSSLPSFVTLNTPTSGVGVIVTTLTLAPGAINVGNYTAAVTASAGGVTDIEIFGITVNTSGTNQVPVVSAPPLREVTEGSNLNFTIGVSDADGDPVEALYTSILPVGATFTPNGSNTSGTFNWTPGLGDHGEYDIRFTAMSMTGTLGAAVTHIRVAAAPTLTITPIDDVTLADGSNLSVPVNASGPAGVLITLLGSLPSFATLEAPGSGLGSVSTSISLAPPVGSAGTYHASITASSSGVPPVIENFDIIVTGTVGGENHPPVLTAPASETVAIGSTLTFSVSATDADGDHVDLFLSGQPPGSSFVDHANNTGTFTWSPISGQGGTHTASFSGTDGHAGGSGSASTVITVTGDAPQNHAPVLSAPLTQQVAEGVNLAFTVTATDQDGDHVTLTANSVPTGATFGDQGNNTGTFSWTPGSTQSGLYNVAFNGSDGNGGTGTASTAITVTGPPPENHAPALSAPSTEQVDEGVILSFTVTATDQDGDHVTLTSNSVPNGAAFSDMGNNTGIFSWTPGSTQSGLYDVAFNGGDGHGGTGTASTAITVNDVAAENHAPVLSAPSTEQVDEGASLSFAVTATDQDGDHVTLTASSVPSGAAFSDQGDNTGVFSWTPGSTQSGVYNVAFAGSDGRGGTGTANTAITVNDVGGGDVPGKACLIASFKSKDDATCFRIRPVNKSFDLRDVVLSSITFVWHGASVAAQAARIELHCHGNGGHDDGGNDAAAIHLNGDHPHGDGEGENDDDDDADHDCGGVVCGEHGGNNDHHGDGNGGNCDTLGIRACFSTRALLEVLAGAKMPCDLVHAEIHATLTSGGTVVATFGKDRDSDDGEVCDKGKDKGKDEDKGGNKDGDKDKNKGGDHQTGAQAKAGMNPMVRPNPLNPMTELLFTTSRAGTVRVTIYDSRGRLVKSLLEEFRSAGLQRMAWDGSNSRSQKVASGVYFFRIEAAEGQMIKRVAVVK